TTTCTATTCACAAAAGAGGCAGGTGAAGATAACAAATTGACCTGCGGTGGGGGTGACCGCGTGGGTTGCTTCCACGATATGGAAAACCAACGCCTTCTAACAGACTTATGTCCCGGAAACGATGCAGTGGCAAGTGAATGCCAGATGGTCTGGAATGCGGGAAATTGGGTTTCACCTTCTGGCGAGGTTGTGGATCAATCAGAGCGGTACCGTGCACTTCTGCCTCTTCAGTGGGGTGTGTGCAAGGACTCTTTCATCACATTATCGCGGGACACAGTAACGGATAGTTTGGTGGTGATACATCGCCATCGCTACCCTCGCAGTGGACATGGATCAAATGGTGAGGAGTCACTGGGGCAGCTCCACATTCCCTTCTCTCAGCCCTGGAGAAGACGTGTGCGGAGTTTGCTAAGTCTCTCCCACACTAATTTGATGCCCGTGACCGATATCATAATGAACGAAGCAAAGCAGGAACTACTGCTTGTGCATCCGTATATGGATGGTGTGCAGCCCATTGCATCTGCGCTGCGATCGTATCCTCACCTAATATACCGCCCAATCACGTCTCCAATGATGTGTAGCATTGTGCGTGGTTTAGTGGACGCGCTACTGTTTCTACACAAGCATGGCATAGTTCATGGTGCGCTTTCTCCGTGGACAGTGTTACTGACTACTGACAATCGCGCGCTAGTAGCGGGCCCTTCCCTTCAGAACACAACATGGCCCCTGGCCGATCTGGAATCGGTTGGTGGCAACTCGCTTCACCCGTCCTTTCACGCACCtctggaagaaaaagattcAATGGGGGGACATTGTTTGCCCACGGAGGCTGATGACACCTTCGCACTTGGGGTTCTCATGTTAGCCATGACTTGGGAGATGTGTGACCCTCTCTGTGTCGAATTGCACGAAAGGGCAGTGAAGTTGACGCACCGTTGCGTGGCGCATAGAATGACACTAATGGAGTTGAAGGCGAGTCTTGGGCCACTCGTTGACCCCCGAAACCAGCAAGAGAGGAAAGACCggcaagaggaagagggagagaagtgTTCAAAAAGTTGTGGAGAGCACAACCCATTAAGTACTGTGGAGCTGGTGCCGAAACCGCAACCTCCCGTTGTCACGGGGATCCTACGTCGTACTGATTCCCCCGTTCTTTACAGAACGACGGGGCTGGATAAGTGGATGACGTCAAGGGCATCCAACATACAAAGAGTGCAGCGAGATGTCGTGGTTACGCTAAAGCCATATAACGAGGATAAGTTCGATGCTTTGTTGCGGTGGCGGGTTGTGTCCATCACcgttttatttattgtttcgaTCCGTCGTTCACTTCAGCGGGGCTGCGTGCCACTCaagaaaatattttatcACAGTAAAGAGACACCTCCGAGACCGGTGCCACGCCGCCTGCAGCAACACCGCATGACCGTCAGGCGTAGCCCCGTCTCTACCAGCCATGCGGACAGAACTCATTTACTGCTTCCAGCGCGGGTGCCGCTCACGCAAAATCCGCCACGTGGCGGTGCGCGGGAACGAGACGGAAACTCTTTGGAAGATGATTGATAGTCACAACGATGTTTCCCTCGAAGTGGGAAGGGGACACCAGGTGAGTGTCGCATCCCCAGTTGTGGATCGATACGTCGTCCCTTCTTTCCACACAAAATCAAGTGATAGCATTTCTGAATATAACTGCACCAAGCAAAGagtttttttataaaaaatacACTCCCATGCACTTGTTATTGATGTAAGTTCGAAGAGCAATTACTggcattattgttattatttatttattcttttttacttcataCGTTGCTTGCTTTCacgtttttaatttttgtagTGTGAGACTGCTACTTGGTTTGTTTGCGTGGGGGGGGAGCAGTTTGGTCTTCACATTCCGCACCAGTTAACTATGATGCGCCGTCTCTTCGGTAAGACAGTGCACTTCTAAGACAGGGTTTGGGAAATAAGTTCGCATTTACTCGTTTACTCGCCGCCCTCCTTTGATGCAGAAACGTgtgcatgaaaaaaaaaatacggagGTGTTTGGTTATCTTAATTGTCttatttctttgtgtttcatCTGGCGATGCTGTGTgaaacaaatggaaaggCAATGAGTTGTTACCATTTCTCAACGtggttttcatttattttttctcatctggttttctgttgttttacaCCTCTTCATTAAAAATGCTttggtgtttttctttccatggCTCCTCTATCCATATAGCACATATGTGGTGTCATTTTGCTTATCGTTTCGAAGACGGCTGTGCTTTCTCTCCCGTTGTCGACGTGGAGAAGGGGGTACGACTTCATTACGTACATTTGCTATGTTTTACCTAAAGAGACTCTCCTaaccttattttatttggatatatgttttttccatACTCTTCTCATCACACACTTATCCAGCGTGCGCCACAAGTGCACGTGGTTCTTTGTCTTTACGGTCCTCACACAGGGGTCTGTGATCACATTAGGCGGTTCTAGGAGCGAGAAagcaaaagggggagaaatgAAAAGCACGGTAACGATGGCAGCCTCTGTGCGATGCACGCACCGAATCCGTGCCCCGTTGGACCATCTCATCATGCGCCCTTCAGATATGGATCAGGTGGTGACATCTATCGGCACTACAGACGCCGCTATCGTTACATGGTACATGCCACTGGCCAATCTTCAGCATATTCTTCATAGACGCTATGAGGCGGAGCAGTTTGGAGAAATTATCATTCCTCCCGTCACCACCCAAGATCCCACCACATCCGCCGATGAACAGAACAACAACCCTCTTGGCTTTGTTACGCTTGTTGCTGGGAGGAATTATCCGCAAAAGCAAACGTGGCTTGAGCGCGTATTTGACCCCGCACCGCATTCGACACTGAGTCTCCGTGTGGCAGTGATGGACCGTGTCCACTGGCAGCGAACATCGTGGATGGCAAACTCGATCTGCCGCAGCATATGCTGGGGGCGCCTACCGCAAAAGATGTTCTCTATTAATTTAGACTGGAAAAATGCAGTCCATATCGACGCTGACTTCGATGTGGACGCGGACAGGTACAATGCACCATACAGTGTGCATGTACCGGGTTTGGGTTTCCAACTTACATTGCGCGATACCGGCCGCACTGTGCTCGACCGCGAGACCCCTACGGTTGACGGGTTTTTAGATAATGAAAGTGCCCTACACCGTCTAGCACTCGCACGGGAGGTGAACATGCAGGGGTTAGGCGGTTGCGTGTACCGCCAAACGCTGTGGAGTGCACCGTCACTTCCCAACACAGCAAAGGTGATGCAATTTCAGCCGGGAGAATTGTTCAAGCGGTGTTTTGGAGTTGATCCGCCGGCACACGTGGAGCCAGTGGCTGCGTGGCTTGTGCATGAGGTGGAGCAAACACTTGTGTACAAAATGGAAGGCGAGGTGGAGGATGAGAACGAGCCAAATAGTGCGACAACGTACGGTGACCGTTCTCTCACTGAGCGTGTGCagaaaaaagcaatgaaCCGATACAATGGGTTCCGTGACGAGGTACGTGGCAAGGTGTATAGTGAACTGGATGGAAAGGAATTGCCGCGCTAGAAGCGCATATACGTCCATGAAATCCCCTCGCGCAGtactgtcaaaaaaaaaagtgggtggACAGATGACATCCACTTCACTTACATACTTAACCACGGTTGAACGTGATAAACATACCGCAACAATTCGTGGGTTACACTTGTTTTACGTAATAACACATATCTGGTAATAGCTGGGTTTTGTATCGCcaacttcctttcttccctttttcttcgtgATGAGGGATAGCTTCCTGGATGATGCCCAAATACGTGTGATTCTGCGCACCTTCAGTCCTTTTCGTTGCCGTTTATCCacggttgttttccttttcttttcctctttttccttctatgTTACTTCATTACAGGACGCTGGCGATGGCGACCTCTCGCAAGCAGGTAGTTGGCAAATACGAACTGGGGAAGGTTTTGGCGTCAGGATACTTCGATTGCCGCACTCGTATCTGCACGCACATAGTGACAGGAGCGCAATACGTCGTACGGATATACAGTAAAAGTACTCTGGCGGAGGCGCAGTGGATGTGGGATCGCACTCGCGATGCCATCCACGTCATGCGTACGCTGCCAAAGCACGAAAATATTATTGAGATTTCAGAGCTATTTGAAACAGAATCCTCACTCTACATTCTTATGCAGCTGTTCGCACCGATGCATCTGACGAAGATGTATACAACTGTAGGTGAATCGGGGCAACGTGAGAGAGTGCCCATACAAAGGACAAAGGCACTTTTCCTGCAAGTTGTGCGGGGTTTAAGACACATGCACGACTGTAGTGTGGTGCACTTGGGACTGGCACCAGACCACGTCATGGTGAATGACAGGGACCATGTGAAAATTGGCAATCTCGTCTCTTGTAAATATGTCCCAAAAGGAACGAAGTTGTGCCGTGACATTCGTGGCACAATGCACACCGTAGCGCCGGAGGTATTACGCAACGGGGAGTATGATCCTTATCTTGCGGACTCGTGGTCCATGGGCGTATTACTCTACTTCATGTTACACAATGGACGCTACCCGCACGATGGGGCAAATACAAcgaaaaatattttatacaataGGATCCGCCCACCTGATCCAAAGCTACCAGCAGAGGCGCTGAACCTattgcagcagctgctgagCCACAATCCCGGTTCTCGAATGCGTGTGGAACAAATTGCGGATCACCCATTCTTTGCGACAGAACATAAAGATGTCGATACAGGTAGAACGGAGCAACAAGCAGCCAGATATACTGGCGTGGTGCCGAATTTATGGGCTAGCAGGACTGCGCATATCCCAGTAGTGCTAAGGGCGCCACTTAAGGAGCGAGTTCAGTACAGTGGTAACCGAGAGGACGCAGCCGCTTACCTGATACAAATGTGTTATAAGGCATTCAGAGGCCGCAAACGGCGCTTTAGTGACCGCTTTTTGAGCACTCAACCACGTGGATCTATAAACCGCAGCCGCAGTCAAGTGGTTGAAGTGGTATGCCCCTCTTCACGATCGCGCCGAAGGAAGAATTACCAAACTCCGCACGGTGATACAGAGGCAGCCTTCGGACAGGAGCGAACGCACCTCAGCTCGCAACACTATCAGCAACGATGGAGCGCAGTAACAAACACAGAAATGCAGCAAGGGGAACTGGGAAGCCGGACAAGCTCAATCAACAGTGGGTTCGCAAAATGTGGAGAAGGGCCTGCAGACCCGGCCGAAGGGAGCTCTTTTTTTGGGTTTAGCGGAAGCGAGTCAGAAGGTAGTCCAATGAACGCCACACAGGGATCCCatttcaatttttctttgaagtCGGGAAATTTGCCTCTGACCTTGCCACCACTCAGACGACAAGGAGGTCCCTGCAAGCTCGGCTGTGACCCTACACTCGATGCTCCTGTTGGCACCCCTCCCAACAGTACTTTCGACGGACCCGATAACGCTTCCCCCACAACCGCATCCGTTTGCAACGAAGTGGTCCGTGCCGCATCATTCCGATTGCGAGTTCCCTCGATGCTTCACTTGAAGGCTGCTGAGGCATTTTCTCGGGACCTCGATCTTAGGGGCCCCGGTTTCACTCATTTCAACACGCGAGTTGACCCCGGGAGGCGTTGCCCGGTGTGCGACAGGCCCCCCGCGCAACGAATGAATCGTAAACAACCGTACCTGAACACACCATATGAGTACAAGGAGGGGAAATTTACCATTAAAACTGTTGCGGACTCTGATTAAAATAGGAGTTGCAGACGGTGCACGTTTATTTGTGAATGTAAGACGCATGACGGTGCAATGCACGTCAATCTAACCAATAGCGAGTGGCGGATGCCGAGAAGAATGAAGGAGAACATGTTGTTGATGAGGGAATGCGTGTTTGCACACTCGCGTGCATGtgcccttttcccttcccctgtCTTTCACACTTCATTTCTACTCttttctcaaaaaaaaaagggggggtgatggggagtGGAGGAAAATGTTGTGAATCATACTTTTGTACATTTAGATGTAGACGACGAGTTTTACCTTCACGCCGGCCACACTCATTGAGGGCGCGCGGTGGTTCGTCTGCCGGGTGTTTGGGGGCTAGTTCCGCCCTGTGCCTATTTTCATCCACATTCGAGATCCTTCCCTGCCCCCTCATTTCGAGTCTTGACTGTACTTACCGTCTTTCACTATGGTCAGTGAATTCCTCCCATTATGCGTATTTTTACCTCCAACATGTATTTAGATTTgtccccctccttctttttttttctttttctccccctctcGTTCGCTCACGAGTGAAGGAAGGGACAAGTAAACCCCGTGGGCACAGGGTAGATACCTGCGCGCTAGCGCACTGAACTGTAAGGTAGAAAACAAGCGGCACTGTCGCTCACTCACCCCTTCGCCCCGCTGTGGTCAGATAGAGTTGGACACATAGGCCAATAAACGCAAAGCAAGGCACGCAACCAATGGCGTTTAATCGCTCTCTTATCGTCACCCTTTTCTTCACACTCTGCGACCTTATTCTGCTTTGCATCCTACCAATCTACAGTCACGGTCTTTCCGGTCACATCCTTGTAGCACTTCATGTGGGCACTTTGGTCGTTCTTGCCTCCATGATGAGCCTGTTCACCCTTCGAACCTCCTTCCTTGTCGAAGGGCGGTCCAGTAAAGCCTTGTTCCCACAGCGCGTGACCGGTCCTCTGTGGTTGCTTCATGTTGTGCTTACTCCGGCACCACTAGTGTATAAAGAATTCATAATGCCGTGGGTATACACATCGGTGGAAAGTGCACCCCGGGCGTGGGCGGACTCCGCTTACATCACGCTTTCCGTGCTCAACATAACCACGTACGTGGCTTTCAGTGTGTCGCtgctttactttattttcttcatagcGGAAAGACGGCTTTACAAATTTCATTGCCACATCAGCCGCACCGGAACGGCAACTGACAATGCGACGGTGGCGCTCAATTGCAATCCACTGGAATGACTCAGtggaaaaagggggggaggtCTTTTGGCCATGGGGAGTCTGAAACGGGGCAGGGCGTCGGCTTCATTTCTCAACACCGAGTTACGGGGGCCCTTGTCAAAGCACAACGGCATCAGTTGGGTGCGACCTCGCTGTTACGAAGCTTGTAACGGGGGAAAGGGGCGACCCAAGGGCAAATTTCGCGATGGGAGGTATTGCATGATTTAGGGGGAGGAAGGTTCGCTCGCAATGGGGTGCTATTTCACCCTGTTCGGCCCGATGTgaaggaacaaacaaaccccTTTTCTTGCACATGAGGTGCGGTAACtcagaggaaaacaaagcgaGATTAATTTCTGGTGCGTTGTTGCACCCATTTCCGTCTACGCAAAAGCAGGCGGCCCTCGAggtgaggggggggggcaacACATCCCACTTTGCTACCGCGCCATTTGGTGTACAAATATGCCCTTCTGTAACGTTCCTGTTCCTAGCGGTGGTTCGCAATGTTTTTCCCCACCGAGTTCTAACGGTTCAGTGCCTTCAACTGTCCTGGCTCCTCACCTACCTTCCACCTTTGACACCGCGGAAACCTGTCTCGTGAAGTCCCGCTTGTCGGCACCATAACCCCTGCAATACCGAGTTCCCGTGTACCAAGgatgctttgtttttctttttctaaaaaaaaaaagtaaaggaaaataacacGAGCGTGTTTGGTACCCGTTCGCGTCTCTAAGCGGGGACGGGGGCGGAAATGCGAGCTGAAAAGGTGACAGTATCGCCCGCTGGTGAAGGTGCCGCGCCCCTATTTGTGTTCGGTTACGGCTCCATACTGTGGAAGCAGCAGTTCGAGTACCTCCGCGCGTTGCCATGCTGCGTTCATGGCTACAAGAGGGTTTTCTATCAGGGCAGTACGGACCACCGTGGCGTCCCCGCCAGGCCAGGCCGCGTTGTAACACTTCTCACGTGTGGCGACCCGGAGGCATGGGTGGGTGGGGTCGCGTTTGAGCTCCCGgtagaggaggagaagcggGAGAAAATCCTTGCCCAACTTGACGACCGCGAGAGTGGGGGCTATGAGCGGGAGGAGGTGACACTCTATGACATCAAAACGCACGAAAGGCTTCATTTGCCGCCCGGTGCCGTATGTTTATGTTATAGAGCAACTGAAGACAATCCTGAATACCTGGGGGAGGCAAAAGATGAAGCTATCGCCGAACAGATTTTGAGCTGTGAAGGATTGAGTGGACCGAACTCGGAATATTTGTTTAAGCTTGCTGAGGCACTTCGTAAACTGGAGAGTGCTGACCAACATGTATTTGCAGTCGAGACCGCGGCTCTCCACATCATGAAGGCGCAAAATGTTCCCGAGTGAAGCAAAGCGTGGAACGGGGGACGAGCAAAACCAAGGTACGCAAACGCCACCGTCGAATGCCTCTGTTAACACCAATTAGACTTCTTCATGAACCCCTGCGCAAGGGTGCGCGCATCTGCCTCGCCGAAGACGCGCCTGCAACAGTTTTATCAATGAATcgattccttctttccttctattAATTTACTTGTCTACTTTATCATACGCATGTTGTAACGATCATTTCTTTACTCCCCCAGCAGGCATCTGCTTAACCTTTCACATTCCAATAATTCCCCCCTTTCGTTTAATGGAGACTCGCAACTCTCACCCGTGGGGTAACACGTAACGGCATTCAGGGGGatgcaaagaggaaaacttGTTCCGTATTAACGATGGTGTGCAATATTCTCCCCCATTATTTCaactgaataaaaaaaaggaaaggagaggccCCGCACTTCTCGGTGCCGTGTCACACCACGATGGATGGACAGCGTGCAACAAAGGGAGTGGGACATGCCAGTGATTGGGCAGAACTTCGCCGCGCCCTCTTTAATGTTCACCTGTTGCTAGCACTTCAAGAGGGCAGTGTGACACAACCACCGGGGGAAGAGAAGGTCGTAGCGAGTAGGGAGGCATCGCAACCGTTGTTGGAGCGTGGCTGTGGCATGAATCGGGTTCAGAGCGTCTCGCTCATGACGCTGGAGTTGGAAGATAGTACGGATGCGCTTCATTCCCAATGCTTAGAGAAAcatgaggaaaagaggggcgTATGTCGTGCCCTTCCGCTTCCGCCGCTTCGATGGGCTGTTCCATCgcatcagcagcgtctcGCGGccttggaaaaggaaaggcgGCGGcgacaaaggaaaaatgcCGCGGCAGAAGGGAAACTAAACATGTTGGGAAACACTCTTGGGAGTGGTGATACGCGGCAGCCGTCCTCCATTACTGGAAGTAGCGCAACTGCAAAGGTAATGGAATTGGATAAAAACGTAATGAAAGAGGATCTTCAGGATGGAACTGCGTCGCCCGCTCATTCAACTCGATCGTCCCTGACGAGAACCGGTGACCACAGCGAATGTGAGAGCTCGCAGGATACATACACAGCTGCTTTCGCGTCCGTGGACGATCACTGTCCTCGAGAGATGCCTTCGTTCCGTTTATCGTCGGGCAGTGACAATTCGGACTGTCAAACCCTGTCAAGGACGATATCTACGCTGAGTGTCAGAAAAACCTTAGCCCCTGTTCACGAGGGTCACCGCTGCGCCTCCGTTTACCGACTTCTCGGTGCCGGAAGCAGTCTCAGCGAAGATACCACCGCCCATATGGCCCAGACTGAAGTTGAGCAAATATGCTCTGGTGAAGCCGAGCCGTACACCTCATACCTCTTCTCCCCTGTCGTGCGTGTAGTGGATCTCAGTGAGGGGCGAAGCTCTCCAACGCCGCCTGGCGGGAATGAAGACCGAATGGCTCCTGACGGGGACCTTGAGATGAAGGATGGGTGTACCAGAGTGAGTTTTTCCCCAAATGGGGAATGCTACGTAGTAGGGACAAGGAGAGGTTTCTTGTGGCTCTTCACGACAGGTTCGCCGCCGGGTCAAAATAATATCTATGGTTACGGTGATGAAAAAGGCGATGGGGTTTGCCTTGACGAGGAGCCACCAGTGGAGCCCTTGAAACTTCAGGCGCACGGCGGTCCCGTTACAGACGTGACTTTTAACGACGTTGGCACACTCTTTGCTTCAGCGGGTGGGGACGCTTGTGTGATACTGTGGAATCAGCGCACGAGGTTGAAAGTCCGTCGTATCAACACAGGTGGTGGTGTGCCCACCCTCGTCCGTTTTGTGCctgaaaacaacaattaCCTTCTTGTTTCACTCATGCAGCACCGCCTTTTGCGGCTTTACAATACTTCAACAGGCCGCCCCGTAACGCGCAGAGGAGCCGAGATGCGGATAGAAGCGTCCACTGTGGCAGTTCACTTCTGCGCCGACCCGTTCTTATTCATTGGTGACACAAGCGGAACCGTGAGCATGTGGCGGTACTACTTAGGGTGTGAACACACATGCGCTATGTGCCCCCTTGAACCAAGGCGAAGTGGGGAATGGCGAGAGGGCCGCGCTTCTTCCCCAGCGGTCACAGGTCTTCTCCCGCATGGAGTCGCCTCAGGTGCTTCCTCCACAAGGGGAAGCATAAAAGAAAGGTGTTGTCAGGTCCCTGCGGTAGTGGTGGAAAACCAGCCTTGCTTCGAAAAGGCGGGATCGCTTCTGCTGGAAAAGGGCACGCCGGTGGGAGCACTCGCGGTGAGCACCATGACCCAAGAGCAGCTGCGCTATCTGAAGCGAGCCCAGCGCATTGGGTGGAAGATTCCCAAGCGAGGACTCTTCGGAAAGTTGATAGAGGGAATACTCTCTGAAGCGCTCAACCGTAACAACTCCAGCGAATCACCCGGAGAAATGGATGCCAGTGACTGCTCCAAGTTGATGTGCGCCGTGATGTTGCTCGCGTCGTTGCCGTGCGATCGGATGGCCGTTCTGTGCATTCAGGCGAAGGCAGAAGACACCCGCGAGTACACGTTGGTGCCCATGTTGGTGGTGGACCGTGCCTGCCGCATCCGGCACATGAGCACTGGGGCTGCGTTCTGCACCGACAACGTGCGCTCCCCAACCTTCACATCCACGTGCGAGGAGGGTTTTGTTCAAATTATCGCCTGTACTGCTGCCCGCATGCTGCCGGTGGCAAAGGAAGAGACCGCGGCCACGGGCTCCTCCGCTGTGGTTACGCCGTGGGCTGTCATGGCGACACTTCCAGTCCCTTGCGGCGGCAGTCCCTCCAGCCTGGCTTGGTCGCCCGACATGCGAATCCTTACAGCCGTGACTGAAGAAGGGATGGTTTATCAATGGCGTCGCGTCCAGCTGCACCAAGGCACTACGGTTAACGAAGACATCAATCGTGACGCCGATGATGGCCTTCGGGCTTCAACGACGAGGGATGAGGTGGATGAGTGGCGGAGGCACTTtgagagggagaagaaacggcaacTGCACCGCTACCGGGCGAGAAAGAATGCCGCCAACCAACTTGAGGACACATCTCGGCCATACGGCGGCCTGAATGCCGGGAGCGGGTCGCGAACAAGTGTCGTTCAAAGCCTTTGTCATGCAAGCAACTGATGCGCGGCGCCGCCCACGGTGTGGCACCGCTTGCGCAATGAACGCATGGCCGAAATGTGCCCTTCGtaatatacaaaaaaaactcagAGGGGTGGTGTTCCCTcgttctcccctccccccgtCGCACGCCAACTGCACCTACTTGCACGGAAATCGACCGCGCTCTTTCTTTCTACTGGGCGCCGACTGATTTGCACCCCCTTTTCTAAACACCCACCCTTTTCCACCACCCCGTTATTTACCCCCGGCCCCGGCGTCAGCCGCCACTCGCAGTAGGATTCTTAGGGACATCTGGAGAATGCTGCGCTCAACTCTGACCTCACTGAACACGTTTCTCACAAGCTCCGTCGCCACCCCACCGATATCTGTAATTAGAACGGGGCCGAAATGGTGGGCGGATCCCGAGCGCATGGTACGGCAGAAACTCATGTACTTCACGTTAGGGGTCGATCAGCTTCCACTGCGACGAACGGCGGTCATACAGCGAGACCTGCAACGCTTCCATATGTGCAAACCGCCTCCCCGTGTTGGGGACTCAACGGGCTACAAACGCTCCCGGGCAGCTCAACTTAACACTTGGTATCGCCGCATCCAGTACCAGGAGTATCACATGCAGCATCTCTTCACCAGGCATGTGTGGGGACTGTTGCGTGTGTACCCGGGGAACACTACGAAGATACAAGGCAAGGCAGATGATGGCTACGTGGGGTACGATTCGGTTCCGTTCCACCGATACAATCGGGCTCCTCTCCCGTTCCCCGCACGGGAACTTTACGAGCGGAGGAAATAGTCGAAAGGCATGTTGTATACGGAAGGACGGAGGGAGGGAGTTACAGTGGAAGAACGTCTTTTAAGAAGTGTGAACGTTTATCGCGCGTGCTTGGGGATGAGAGAAGTTCCTTGTGCATTGTCAATTTGTCTTGTACGTGGGGATGCTGCTGTCACACGCTCTTTTTCTCCACCTTCTAAGAAAGGAGTACCACCGATAGGATTTTAGGATGAAGGAGTGCTGGAGGTGCCTAAACGAATTAAATAGCTTAGTAATatgaggaagggaaggaacacCTTAAATGTTCACGAATCACCACCGGGGCACAAAGCCATAGCCGCTACCCACAAATCACGCTCAACGCGCCTCTAACGACAAAGCGAAGGGGTGCTGCAAACGGCTGGCGATAAGTGGAAATCACAACTACTATTGGGGCCGGCGTTGTGGGTTTTTTCAGTGTGCTTTCGCGTTGTGATGACAATGAGTTCCACTACCATTCACCAACCATCCACAAAAGAGGGACGATACGCGGAGTCCCAAAATGAGGAGGACTAATGCGCGATCACTCTCCTCCTCGCGTTTTCGGAAGGGGCGAGGAAAAACTACTCTCATAGACAGTTTTCAGCGCCGTCAAACCATGCCGGCGCAGCCGCGGAAACTTCCTAAGGTAACatctttcctctcct
This portion of the Trypanosoma brucei brucei TREU927 chromosome 7, complete sequence genome encodes:
- a CDS encoding protein kinase, putative encodes the protein MLLHYRTLAMATSRKQVVGKYELGKVLASGYFDCRTRICTHIVTGAQYVVRIYSKSTLAEAQWMWDRTRDAIHVMRTLPKHENIIEISELFETESSLYILMQLFAPMHLTKMYTTVGESGQRERVPIQRTKALFLQVVRGLRHMHDCSVVHLGLAPDHVMVNDRDHVKIGNLVSCKYVPKGTKLCRDIRGTMHTVAPEVLRNGEYDPYLADSWSMGVLLYFMLHNGRYPHDGANTTKNILYNRIRPPDPKLPAEALNLLQQLLSHNPGSRMRVEQIADHPFFATEHKDVDTGRTEQQAARYTGVVPNLWASRTAHIPVVLRAPLKERVQYSGNREDAAAYLIQMCYKAFRGRKRRFSDRFLSTQPRGSINRSRSQVVEVVCPSSRSRRRKNYQTPHGDTEAAFGQERTHLSSQHYQQRWSAVTNTEMQQGELGSRTSSINSGFAKCGEGPADPAEGSSFFGFSGSESEGSPMNATQGSHFNFSLKSGNLPLTLPPLRRQGGPCKLGCDPTLDAPVGTPPNSTFDGPDNASPTTASVCNEVVRAASFRLRVPSMLHLKAAEAFSRDLDLRGPGFTHFNTRVDPGRRCPVCDRPPAQRMNRKQPYLNTPYEYKEGKFTIKTVADSD